Proteins encoded together in one Formosa sp. Hel3_A1_48 window:
- a CDS encoding PEP/pyruvate-binding domain-containing protein — protein sequence MRAKIFFIAIISSIFTINSSLSQVVPIDNYSINGFGQVQLSIEGQLGKYYILHAQHSPTFNWATSLTIGVDGTMIISESSGAYPLEQYSITEHDVSNPDDYDEDGIDDITEFNNMPTDSPFNYASAIDFVDGTTSIPDAETFMNLATVNNVGWAPFLDDQLYVKFGILDRDTDEPKVYFINSNTYVIHASFWSGIGASVTGDDGSGEIVFNPNVILPSGVIGTYSFNFSFGDAYNFEETQRTYELLVASMPFLQNNMNHFIGQADENNHLNNYASEFEGSRVDVVLESDVFAEVNYIPFHEAEGYGFFKHMQDLNETPGSRDIVLYDALPNSLPRVGGIITSVIQTPLSHVNLRAIQDNVPNAYIADPLSIDSIANLLGGYIYYKVENEQYEIREATLAEVNDWYEELRPTEPQIPVRDLSVSQIMPLDDISFEMSTSFGAKCSNVATMRSFGFPEGTIPNGFGIPFYYYDEFMQFNNFYQEAQVMIDNPTFQTDINFRIDRLKTFRRSIKDAPMPQWMLDDLQAMHDDFPEGTAVRCRSSTNNEDLPGFSGAGLYTSKTQYIDEGHISKSIKQVYASMWNFRAYEERDFYRVDHFLAAMGVLCHPNFQNEQSNGVGISIDPIYDTEDTFYLNTQVGESLITNPDPNSVPEEILLYEDPTQGGGYLVLRLSNLVNPGELVMDQIYLDQMRDFLSIIHDEFALLYGVDGAEGFGMDIEYKVTAQDQLAIKQARPWVSFWADIKGDYDLGVASVVAPQSSSTLSNNELVSVNIVNYGLNDMSSFELELVVDNESIQTIAINQNIAPFSSADVQFSTPVDFSTVGDYNITVNLSHPDDEYENNNTLSHVLRKVYALDAAIAIGDHSVVCNDVIELDAVLSNLGENTITDVQIEVEVNGVAVDLINAVVNVPFQEEAAVTISIDNNLQQTANNIRLNLLEVNNQFDDDSSNNSALFSADLTSNYDLITLVINADNYPQETSWKLIDDSAGQVVTQGTLQLNTEFYSEEICVDYSSCFTLYMYDSYGDGICCGFGQGNFQLLDNSGTTIVSNDGDFGSKAVEVFCLNETGCAITADISIFHTSTPTAQDGSIRIITSSGLSPFQYSINGGQSFSDNNTFENLSNGNYNVFVRGAYGLCTYEETVFIDACNFTDVEINTTAVSSVVSSNGSIEITPTSGIVPYQYSIDGGQNFVDSNVFSNLAVGNYNVVVKDGSGICSYDEEVPIEVKEPVVINEINYRSSPSTDPGDWIELYNPSSAAINVSNWEVKDSDDAHVFEIPAGTQLQAFDYLVFVKDELKFTTVFPDIPYVGELGYGLGSSDAVRLYNSYGNLVDEVYYQSVAPWPVCADGTGSTLELITADLDNSLAESWNCININGSPHAINSLEPSVDPENSSLTLYPNPVQNILYITGDDSEDYDVEVFSVLGQLVLSVVNVTQIEVGGFNGGLYLIKITSENSTQVKRIVKF from the coding sequence TTGAGAGCTAAGATATTTTTTATTGCAATTATCTCTTCGATTTTTACTATCAATAGTAGTCTTTCACAAGTTGTGCCTATTGATAATTATTCAATCAACGGATTTGGTCAAGTACAACTATCTATCGAAGGTCAGTTGGGTAAATACTATATCCTTCACGCACAACATAGCCCAACATTCAATTGGGCGACTTCACTAACAATTGGAGTTGATGGAACAATGATTATTTCTGAATCTTCTGGAGCTTATCCTCTTGAGCAGTATTCCATCACTGAACATGATGTTTCAAATCCTGACGATTATGATGAAGATGGTATTGATGATATTACAGAATTTAATAACATGCCTACAGATTCGCCTTTCAATTATGCTTCTGCGATTGATTTCGTTGATGGTACTACTTCTATACCAGATGCAGAAACCTTTATGAATTTGGCAACTGTAAACAATGTGGGTTGGGCCCCCTTTCTTGATGATCAATTGTATGTTAAGTTTGGTATACTCGATCGTGATACCGACGAACCAAAGGTGTATTTTATTAACAGTAATACTTATGTTATTCACGCAAGTTTTTGGAGTGGAATCGGAGCTTCTGTAACTGGGGATGATGGATCTGGAGAAATAGTTTTTAACCCCAATGTTATTTTACCTTCTGGAGTTATAGGTACTTATTCGTTCAATTTTTCTTTTGGGGACGCCTATAATTTTGAAGAAACCCAAAGAACATATGAGTTATTAGTTGCAAGTATGCCTTTCCTCCAAAATAACATGAACCACTTCATAGGTCAGGCTGATGAAAATAATCATTTAAATAATTATGCTAGCGAATTTGAGGGCTCAAGAGTTGATGTGGTTTTGGAGTCTGATGTCTTTGCTGAAGTCAATTACATCCCTTTTCATGAGGCAGAGGGTTATGGATTCTTTAAGCATATGCAAGATTTGAACGAAACACCAGGAAGTCGTGATATAGTACTTTACGATGCTTTACCCAATTCATTACCTAGGGTTGGTGGGATTATCACTTCTGTGATTCAAACGCCACTTTCGCATGTCAACCTGCGCGCTATTCAAGATAATGTCCCAAATGCTTATATAGCCGATCCTTTATCCATAGACTCTATTGCAAATTTACTTGGGGGTTATATATATTACAAAGTTGAAAATGAACAGTATGAAATTCGTGAGGCCACCTTGGCTGAAGTGAATGACTGGTATGAGGAGCTAAGGCCAACTGAACCACAAATTCCTGTAAGGGACTTGAGTGTCTCTCAAATCATGCCTTTAGATGATATTTCATTTGAAATGTCCACTTCTTTTGGCGCCAAGTGTTCCAATGTAGCGACCATGCGTTCATTTGGCTTTCCCGAGGGAACGATTCCAAACGGTTTTGGTATTCCGTTTTATTATTATGACGAATTCATGCAATTCAATAACTTTTACCAAGAGGCACAAGTAATGATTGACAATCCAACTTTTCAGACAGATATCAACTTTCGGATCGATCGACTAAAAACGTTTAGACGATCGATAAAAGACGCGCCAATGCCTCAATGGATGCTGGACGACTTACAAGCAATGCATGATGATTTCCCAGAAGGAACAGCTGTTAGGTGCCGTTCGAGCACGAATAATGAAGATTTACCGGGATTCAGTGGAGCAGGTTTGTACACTTCTAAAACGCAATATATTGACGAAGGGCATATATCTAAATCTATTAAACAAGTCTACGCGAGTATGTGGAATTTTAGAGCATATGAAGAACGGGATTTTTACCGTGTGGACCACTTTTTGGCCGCCATGGGGGTATTGTGTCATCCCAATTTTCAGAACGAGCAATCCAATGGAGTAGGTATTAGTATTGATCCTATTTATGACACAGAAGATACATTTTACTTAAATACGCAAGTCGGTGAATCGCTCATTACTAATCCTGATCCGAACTCAGTACCCGAAGAAATTTTATTATATGAAGATCCTACTCAAGGAGGAGGCTACTTAGTGCTAAGATTATCAAATTTAGTCAATCCTGGGGAGTTGGTGATGGATCAAATTTATTTGGATCAGATGAGGGATTTTCTGAGTATAATTCACGACGAATTTGCACTGCTTTACGGGGTTGATGGCGCTGAAGGTTTTGGGATGGATATTGAATATAAGGTTACTGCACAAGATCAATTAGCAATCAAACAAGCTAGACCTTGGGTGTCATTTTGGGCAGATATAAAAGGGGATTATGACTTGGGTGTTGCTTCTGTTGTAGCCCCACAATCATCATCAACTTTAAGCAACAATGAATTGGTGAGTGTCAACATCGTTAATTATGGTTTAAACGATATGAGTAGTTTTGAGCTTGAACTCGTGGTTGACAATGAGTCAATACAGACAATAGCTATTAATCAAAACATTGCTCCCTTTAGTTCTGCTGATGTTCAATTTTCCACTCCTGTGGATTTTTCAACTGTTGGAGATTATAACATCACGGTTAATTTGAGTCACCCTGATGATGAATACGAAAACAACAATACCTTAAGTCATGTGCTACGTAAGGTTTATGCTTTAGACGCCGCTATCGCTATAGGAGACCATTCTGTTGTTTGTAATGATGTTATCGAACTTGATGCTGTGTTGTCCAATTTAGGTGAAAACACTATAACTGATGTTCAAATTGAAGTAGAGGTTAATGGTGTTGCTGTTGATCTAATAAATGCTGTGGTAAATGTACCATTTCAAGAAGAGGCTGCAGTCACCATTTCAATTGATAATAATCTTCAACAAACAGCTAACAATATCCGTCTTAACTTGTTGGAGGTCAACAATCAATTTGATGATGATTCATCCAATAATTCAGCACTATTTAGTGCAGATTTAACGTCTAATTATGATCTAATCACTCTTGTGATTAATGCTGATAATTACCCTCAAGAGACCTCTTGGAAACTCATTGATGATAGTGCTGGTCAAGTAGTTACCCAAGGCACTTTACAACTTAATACAGAGTTCTATTCTGAAGAAATTTGTGTGGATTATAGTTCTTGTTTTACACTCTATATGTACGATTCCTATGGCGATGGGATTTGTTGTGGTTTTGGTCAAGGAAATTTTCAGTTGCTAGACAATTCTGGGACTACAATTGTATCAAATGACGGTGATTTTGGATCTAAAGCCGTAGAGGTATTTTGTCTAAACGAAACAGGCTGTGCAATTACGGCTGATATTTCAATCTTTCATACTAGTACACCTACTGCGCAAGATGGTTCTATTAGGATAATTACCAGTTCTGGGCTGAGTCCTTTTCAATACAGTATTAATGGAGGTCAAAGTTTCTCTGACAACAATACTTTTGAAAATCTATCTAATGGTAACTATAATGTCTTTGTTCGTGGAGCGTATGGACTGTGCACCTATGAGGAGACAGTTTTTATAGATGCTTGTAATTTTACTGATGTAGAAATTAATACAACAGCAGTTTCTTCAGTTGTAAGCTCAAATGGTTCAATTGAAATTACACCCACATCAGGGATAGTTCCATATCAATACAGTATAGATGGGGGGCAAAATTTTGTAGATTCTAATGTTTTTTCTAACCTAGCTGTTGGTAATTATAACGTCGTTGTGAAAGATGGCTCAGGTATTTGTTCCTATGACGAAGAGGTGCCAATTGAGGTTAAAGAACCTGTAGTTATAAATGAAATAAATTATAGATCAAGTCCATCAACTGACCCTGGAGATTGGATTGAATTGTACAATCCAAGTTCTGCAGCAATCAATGTTTCAAATTGGGAAGTCAAAGACAGTGATGATGCTCATGTTTTTGAAATCCCTGCTGGAACACAATTACAAGCGTTTGATTATTTAGTATTTGTTAAGGATGAGTTGAAATTTACTACTGTATTTCCTGACATTCCGTATGTTGGTGAATTAGGTTATGGATTAGGGAGTTCAGATGCTGTTCGCTTATATAATTCTTATGGAAATCTTGTCGATGAGGTATATTATCAATCCGTAGCACCATGGCCAGTTTGTGCAGATGGAACGGGAAGTACTTTAGAACTTATTACTGCTGATTTGGATAATTCCCTAGCGGAGAGTTGGAATTGTATTAATATTAATGGTAGTCCTCATGCAATAAACAGTCTCGAGCCATCTGTTGATCCAGAAAACAGTTCACTTACTTTATATCCTAATCCCGTACAGAATATCTTGTATATTACTGGGGATGATTCTGAGGATTATGACGTTGAGGTATTCTCTGTACTAGGACAATTGGTATTGTCTGTGGTGAATGTGACTCAAATTGAAGTAGGCGGCTTTAATGGTGGGTTGTATTTAATTAAAATCACCTCTGAAAATTCAACCCAAGTCAAACGGATTGTAAAGTTTTAA
- a CDS encoding SixA phosphatase family protein translates to MHKVVVLSFLFLFCCSRVDLANAQKGDDVFTIYLVRHSEKELNINNPSDPPLNSCGVKRAEHLRNFLYDVHLNAVYSTDYLRTKNTALPTALSKGLQIKIYNPGDLEAFSSLLLEAKQDVLVVGHSNTTGVLAGLLVGENLCSFDESIYERIYKVVVYKNKGQLHLLYSSFDCTD, encoded by the coding sequence ATGCATAAAGTAGTTGTTCTTAGCTTTTTATTTTTGTTTTGCTGTTCTAGAGTTGATCTAGCAAATGCGCAAAAAGGCGATGATGTATTTACTATATATCTCGTTAGGCATTCTGAAAAGGAGTTGAACATTAATAATCCTTCCGATCCACCTCTTAATTCCTGTGGAGTTAAAAGAGCGGAGCACCTACGTAATTTTCTTTATGATGTGCATTTAAATGCTGTGTACAGCACAGATTATTTACGTACAAAAAATACAGCTCTGCCAACAGCTTTGTCTAAAGGATTGCAAATCAAAATATATAATCCTGGAGACCTCGAGGCTTTTTCATCATTATTATTAGAGGCCAAGCAAGATGTGCTAGTAGTGGGTCATAGCAATACAACAGGTGTTTTGGCGGGACTTCTTGTTGGCGAAAATTTATGCTCTTTCGATGAGTCTATTTACGAGCGCATTTACAAAGTAGTGGTTTATAAAAATAAAGGGCAACTTCATTTGCTGTATTCTTCTTTTGACTGTACGGATTAA